Genomic DNA from Methanosarcina sp. MTP4:
GTTCAAGCCTTTCTTCTTCTCCAGATGTGGTTATTGATAATCCCAATCCAGAGTATAATGTAAGGTTTGGATCAGCACTTTGCGGCATAAATGATTTCAATTTTGATGGGTTTGATGATATAGTGATCGGATGCCCCTATAGTTATGATGGGGACGCCTACATTTATTGTGGATCACCTTCAGGTATCACAAATTCTCCTTCCTTACATTTGACTGAAGAAGGGTATTTTGGATGGTCAGTGTCGCCAGTTGGTGATATCAAAGGAAATGGGCAAAACTTCTTCATCGTGGGTGAAGAGATGGGCGGTGCACATTTATATGCGTTGAACTTATCAAAAGATACAGATGATGCAACTTTGCCATGTATCTCAATCTGCTCGCCAACACCTAAACAACACCTTGATACATGTACCGTACCCGTAAGTGGAATAGCCTCTGATAATATTGGGCTTGGCAGAGTTGAAATCAAGGTAAATGACTGTGAATGGCAACTTGTAAGTGGAACATCTCCATGGACTGCTTTAGTAGAACTTTCAAAAAGGGGGAAAAATACTATTTATGTAAGAGCAATCGATACTGCTGGAAATACTAAAGAGACTTCTGTGGATGTTATTGTGAATATAAATTCTTGCAATAAGGACAAAAATAAGTAAAAAGCTGTCAGTTCAGGACGACCACTCTGACTTGCAGTAAAAAATAATCACATGAGATGATAATTTATAAATTGAGGGAATGTTCTTTTTAGGGAGCATTTATTTAAATTTTTTTCACTATTCTCCTGGCTTCACATTATTACGACTTTCCGAAACTAAACCGCTAAATATTGAATGATCTTTGATTCTTTTCAATTCTGTAAAAATATATTTTTTCTGTAGGCGGGCCGCTTCAATCTGACCCTCCCCCCGCCTCCGCCTGTCCGAATTCGAGCGATCGAAACCCCTCCGGCAATTTTCATTTAAAAGCAGCAAGTTTCCATCTCGCTCATTTTTCCTGTTCTTTCAATCCCGTAGACCGATCCCACCCATAGGAATTTAAGCAAAAAGCCTTATAATCGATATTATGAGGTTCAAAATTATCCTTGAGGAAGACGAAGAAGCCGGAGGATTTGTTGCCAGCTGCCCCGGCTTACCAGGCTGTTTTTCGCAGGGGGATACGGCTGAAGAAGCTATCGGAAATATTAAAGAAGCGATTCAGGCCTGTCTGGAATCCCTCGCAGAAGATGAACTGCAGGAATGCATAGGGAAATCCTCCTGCAGAGTGGTTGATGTGGTTGCTTGAATGTCCGGACTTCCTGTAATTTCCGGGATGCAGGCGATTAAAGCCTTTTCTAAAGCTGGCTGGTTCCCGCACCGGCAGGTGGGCAGCCATGTTGTCCTTCGAAAAGAAAGTTCAAGAGTTACGTTGACTGTTCCGAAGCATAAGGAACTGAAGCCTGGACTTTTGAGAAAGTTGATAAAAGCCTCAGGACTTACGGTAGAAGAATTCGAAGCTCTTTTGAAGTAAAGTTTGTGGTTTGGCCATTTTTGGATTATATAGAGTTTTTCCAATCCCATAGCAGTTAAAATATATTTTTCCGGTAGGCGGGACGCTTCAATCTGCCCCTCCCCCCGCCTCCGCCTGTCCGAATTCGAGCGATCGAAACCCCCGGTAATGTTTATCTAAAAGCAGCAAGTTTCTATCTCGCTCATTTTCTCCCTCCTATCCTCGATCGTTTTCCTTCGGGGCTGCTTTTAAATTAGCAATACGACTTTTTGTGTGGGGTGTTTTTCGAATTGTAGTGGTACGTTTGTCCTCTCGACCCCAATTAAGTTAAAATATATTTTACAGGTTGGCGGTCACTTCAATTAATCCCCCGCATCCGCTTGTCCGAATTTGATCGATCGAAAACCGTGATCCTTTAAGAACCTTCAAATAAACGTTCTTTTTTGCTCTCCTTTCGATATTTTATATTATCCTACTTTCAAAATTCAAATGAGAAAAATTAATATGTAATACAGTTATCTTTTTATTGGTGCTAGATGGTTAAATGTAGTTTTTGTGGTAAAAAAATAGGATCTCTTCCATTTAAGTGTAAATTCTGTGGACTTTATTACTGCGAGGATTGTAGATTACCGGAGTTTCATAACTGCGTTGGATTAGATATCTATAATATTGAACATGAAATAAAATTTCAGGAACAAGCTTCTTTTGTTGTAAATAATTACGCAAAAGCAGATGATAGAGGCTATACCGTTATAGTGCAAAAACCTGATCCAGAAAGCAATAGGGGCAAAATAAATTCTTCTACTTCCATTCCTGAAAGGAAAGTATCCAGTACTAAATCAGGAAGACACAAAAAGAAAATATCGTCTCCACATTCTACTTCTGGCAACAAAGTGGCAAACAATGAAAAAGGATTCGCTATTTCAGATAAAACCACGAAACCCATTGTTACAGCTAGTTTTAAAAATCAGTCAGAGAACAAGGAAAACAAATTAAAAAGTTCAAGGACTAAGCATACTAAGCCAAATAATCCAACTTCTACGCCCAAAAATAAAAGTAAGCATGAAAAATACAAATCTAATAAATCAAAAAGCAGCATCAGAAAACCAAATGGGCAGGGTACTGGCTCAAGACCAAACTCTAAAGCACAGAGTCCAAAAAACGCGACCCTGTACTTAAGTTTGCTGTGTATCGCAATTCTGGGCACGTTATTTTTTATGAATAGCTATGAACCAGATGATACAGGTCCACTGAAAGATAATCTGGGTAATTTCCTGGACGATGGGATTAGCAAAAAAGAAATTCCAATAGTTAAAGCCTCTGGAGAGTCTGTCCAGCTGGTTAATTACAAAAATGCGACCGACCCCACATGGGATGGGTTAATTTCTTTTCTCAGGAATGATCCGACGGATGGATCTACCTATAATGGCAGTTTTGTTTGTGCGGACTTTGCCGAAATGCTTCACAATAACGCTGAAAAAGCAGGACTTAAAGCAGGATATGTCAGTGTAGATTTTCTGGATATGGAATCCCACGCCCTCAATGTTTTTAGCACCACGGATAAAGGTCTTGTCTTTGTGGACTGTACCGGCGATACTGAAAAATTGGGTGCTCTGGACAGCAAAGATAAAATTGCTTATGTACAAATCGGAAAAGAGTATGGTATTGTATCGGCTTATAAAACAGACTCCCCGGATTATGAATTCTATGAGATACACAAAAGAAAAAGGTCTCAGGGAGTGCCAGGGGTTTACTTTGACCCGTTAGGTATCGTGAAAGACTTTGAGATCTACTGGTAAGGTTCTTGTGTTTCTGGAGTACAAGTGAGGTAGAAAATCATCTCGAAAATGAAAACATTTATTTTGTTCTTCTACAATTACTTTACATGGTTCAACAGTGTCCTAATTGTGGAGTGGTGGTCGGGAAACTCCATATGCGGTGTGTCTGGTGCGGAATGTACTTTTGTGAGGATTGTGTTGCTCCAGAAAAACATGACTGTCCCATATTTAAACAGCAGCTCGAGGAAGATGAGATCTCTTCAAATGAAGGTATTCCTGCTTTTTCCTATGACCTGTACAAACCTTATATTTCCGAAGATGATTTAGAGTTTGAGGAGGAAGCTCAGGAGTTATCAGAAAGCGAAAAAGCCGAAAAGTTAGAGAAAAATAGAAGATTTATAGATGAACAGAATCGTATCTTCAAAGAAAGGGTTAAATCTGTTTTTGCAGAATCCGAATGTTTTGAAGATGATTACGAATTCTCGGAACCTGTTGTACTTGCTGAAAATGTTCTTGAACTGGATCAAGAAGTAACCCGGGAAAACCTGGAAACTGATTTGGTGCCGGATAACTCAAATTCAGATTTTAAGGACAAAAAAATATCTTTATGGGGTAAGATTACTTCTAAGTTCAACAGGTAAATTGGTTATTGTATAGAATCGGAATGATGAGAAATGGCAGGAAATGGTTAGTTGGATAGTAAATGAAAGTTTTTCCTTTCGATCACATTTCAGTAATAATATATTTTTTCTGTTGGCGGGCTGCTCCAATTTGACCCCTAGCAACCGTTAGTCTAGACTACCCCTCGAAATCTTGTTCACTTTTCCTTATATTTCAAAACAAGATTCTTCAACTCAGAAATCTTGTCGGCTACAAGCTTCGGAACATTTGTTTCCATCTCATAAGTAGCAAGCATTGGAATTAGTGGAATGGCAACCTTCAGTTTCTGAGTTGTACTTAAAGGAGAATACAATTCATAGAGCACTTCATCGATCTTTTCTTTCATTTCAGGTATGTTGTCTTTGATCTCTTCCAGGTTCCTTTGGATCGTATCGAGATATTCCTGCGGATTTTGCAGTTCATCTACAGACTCTGTTAATCTGTCAACTGAAACCCTTAGTTCTTTAATCTCATTCAAAACTGGAGCTGTTTTTTCAGAAACCTGTATGTCTATAATTTGTGGAATAAGGTTATTGAGAAGAGTATACTGTTTCACTATGTCAGGTTCTCTTAGAATCCTATCAATTCGATTGAGGATTGAACTGTTTTCTTCAATTTTAGGAATGTATGATTTGAGAAGATTAACAAGGCTCTCAACTTGGATTTCAAGATATTCCTGACTCCCAATTTCCCATTTCTGAACCTCTCGACTGACAGCACATGCAATTTCTTCCGTATCAGTACCTTGAGATTCCCGGCACGCGGTCTTTGCTCTCTCCTGGATTTCTTTGAGGGATAAATCTAAGGTTTTGCAAGACAACAGTATATTGAAATCTTTACATGATTTCTTTTTGCTACGGCATTTCCTGTGAATCTCTTCCTGATCCAGCAATTCCCTACACCATTATATCCTAACACCACAAAAATTATAAATCCTTCTTTTACCGGAGTTTCTAAGATCTTGAAAAATAAAGGCTCTTGGCTACGATAATTTGAAGTCTAATAAAAAATTAATTAAGTTAACGATTTCAACTTGGGATATACTTCCCAAGTTGAAGTTTTGTAAATATTTTTGCAGTTTCTTTGTTCATTTCTTCTATAACAAACTCTGCATTTTTCTCTTCTTTTGCACTATAGACAAGACTCATTCTTATCTTTTCGAGATTAGTGGCCAATTTTTGAATTGTCAGTTCAGGATCATCAATCAAATGGAGTAAATAATTGTGGAGCAGTAATCCCATTACACAAAGAAACACGTGTGCTCTTATCTTCACATCCTTCCTTACATATACAGGTTTTATCGGTATCAGTAACCTGTCCTTTAGCCACTTTATGTCCTCTTCAATCATATTTCGGGAATCATACATTTCCACAATTTCTTTTGTTGCAAGGTTTTCCTTATCAGTAAATACAACAGTCTTTCCCATCCCTGAAAGAAACTCTTTCTCCCGACTTTCATTTAAACTGAAATTAAGTTGTAACTTCCCTTCATTTTCAATGACATTGTAATCAAAGAGTCCTCTATATTGCTTTGGTACCGTATCAACGACCCGGTTCATAAGGCCTTTTGATGTCATTTTTCTTCCCCTTCCTTTGTGGTTAAGCCTTGATCTTAGTTCTTCGATTTTCTCCAGAATCATGACTCTTTTTGTTTCCCACTCATGCATCTGTTTTCTCCTGGTAATTTCACTGTACTTTATTGCTCCGGTGAAATTCTGTTCATACCATTTCCCCATAATACGATGAGCTTTAATGATATTGTTTTTTCCATTTTCCCATTCCTCTTCAAAGTCGGACAAAGGAATTTGAAACAAATCTTTACACATCGAAGAAGGTAGAGCCCCAACAACATGCATTTTATCCAGAACATGTTCTATGTTATCTATTGAGTTCATTCCCCTATCAAAAACGATAGTAATCTCATCAAGAGGAATCTCGATTTCTTCTACACGTTTGCAAATGTTGTCAATTAAACCTGAAAACAAAGTTACATCAGGTATGTTTGCCGGGTAGGTAATTGTCTGAAAAGGAATGTTCTTGTTTGAAGTTGTTAAGCCAACACCTATCAGGTTCTTATCATACCGTTTATCCTTAGAGAACCCCTTTTTTGGGAGTTCCTCTCCATGCTCGATATGAGTGTAAAAGTTAGTCGTGTCAAATGTTAGTTTAGTTGGCCTTATTCCTTTTTGGATTAGTGTTCTGGAGACATCAATTTCGATTTTACGGATTGTTTCTTCATCCAATCTTTCCATGTAGTTAAGGAAGT
This window encodes:
- a CDS encoding type II toxin-antitoxin system HicA family toxin — encoded protein: MSGLPVISGMQAIKAFSKAGWFPHRQVGSHVVLRKESSRVTLTVPKHKELKPGLLRKLIKASGLTVEEFEALLK
- a CDS encoding IS1634 family transposase, with the translated sequence MHFKIKTISGHKYLYVIKNERIDGKVVQTIQKYVGTADQVYDLIMETKETRIASYSFGKPAALLKAAEEVGLIEAMNKHIDRKSIKGLTPAEYLLLIIIGRSEHILSRNVLDEYFKESLLKFFWNPSYKLSSQNFLNYMERLDEETIRKIEIDVSRTLIQKGIRPTKLTFDTTNFYTHIEHGEELPKKGFSKDKRYDKNLIGVGLTTSNKNIPFQTITYPANIPDVTLFSGLIDNICKRVEEIEIPLDEITIVFDRGMNSIDNIEHVLDKMHVVGALPSSMCKDLFQIPLSDFEEEWENGKNNIIKAHRIMGKWYEQNFTGAIKYSEITRRKQMHEWETKRVMILEKIEELRSRLNHKGRGRKMTSKGLMNRVVDTVPKQYRGLFDYNVIENEGKLQLNFSLNESREKEFLSGMGKTVVFTDKENLATKEIVEMYDSRNMIEEDIKWLKDRLLIPIKPVYVRKDVKIRAHVFLCVMGLLLHNYLLHLIDDPELTIQKLATNLEKIRMSLVYSAKEEKNAEFVIEEMNKETAKIFTKLQLGKYIPS
- a CDS encoding AN1-type zinc finger domain-containing protein yields the protein MVKCSFCGKKIGSLPFKCKFCGLYYCEDCRLPEFHNCVGLDIYNIEHEIKFQEQASFVVNNYAKADDRGYTVIVQKPDPESNRGKINSSTSIPERKVSSTKSGRHKKKISSPHSTSGNKVANNEKGFAISDKTTKPIVTASFKNQSENKENKLKSSRTKHTKPNNPTSTPKNKSKHEKYKSNKSKSSIRKPNGQGTGSRPNSKAQSPKNATLYLSLLCIAILGTLFFMNSYEPDDTGPLKDNLGNFLDDGISKKEIPIVKASGESVQLVNYKNATDPTWDGLISFLRNDPTDGSTYNGSFVCADFAEMLHNNAEKAGLKAGYVSVDFLDMESHALNVFSTTDKGLVFVDCTGDTEKLGALDSKDKIAYVQIGKEYGIVSAYKTDSPDYEFYEIHKRKRSQGVPGVYFDPLGIVKDFEIYW
- a CDS encoding type II toxin-antitoxin system HicB family antitoxin, whose protein sequence is MRFKIILEEDEEAGGFVASCPGLPGCFSQGDTAEEAIGNIKEAIQACLESLAEDELQECIGKSSCRVVDVVA